A region of Thermococcus argininiproducens DNA encodes the following proteins:
- a CDS encoding sodium:solute symporter family protein: MVVAFILGGASWGATYGLGGIWYGFATGLGLLLLGVTLAKPMRALALYTVPDVLEMRYKSKMIRLLAAMLSLLALVGILGAQVWAASAVFEAIGLPGTAGAVFATLIFIAYTAFSGLWAVALTDFIQIMLGSIGVLIAVILGLSKVGGFDGLRMSLSAIPNLPQPTGEYFNFMSLGISLFALTLAATVMYTLIGQDFYQRLFASKNEKTARMGAVYSGLLLMALSFLPALAGMLALALSSDPQAIIDSPKTAVPKLVITVFGSGIGAIFVAAILAAVMSTADSLLSAATSHVVKDLYQSFIEPEADDKKLLRLSMGTTIAIGILSLVAALTIQGIIELLIYSYDIYTSGVFVPLILGIYWKRATKEGALLGMIAGSLTAVIGVTGIVSFSYWEYIYVSGAIVSAVVMVLVSLITAAKPIEKDFERAFELG; this comes from the coding sequence ATGGTGGTGGCTTTCATCCTCGGAGGGGCTAGTTGGGGAGCCACCTATGGATTAGGAGGAATTTGGTACGGTTTTGCCACGGGACTGGGTCTTTTGCTTCTTGGTGTGACTCTTGCAAAGCCTATGCGTGCTTTGGCCCTGTATACAGTCCCTGATGTATTGGAAATGCGTTATAAAAGCAAGATGATAAGACTTTTAGCAGCAATGCTATCACTTTTAGCCCTAGTAGGAATTCTTGGAGCTCAAGTTTGGGCAGCATCAGCAGTCTTCGAAGCCATAGGATTGCCAGGAACTGCTGGAGCAGTGTTTGCCACACTGATTTTCATAGCATATACGGCGTTTTCAGGATTATGGGCAGTTGCATTAACAGATTTCATACAAATAATGCTTGGAAGTATTGGTGTGTTAATTGCAGTAATCTTGGGCCTAAGCAAAGTAGGAGGCTTTGATGGCTTAAGAATGAGTCTCTCTGCAATTCCAAACTTGCCACAACCAACTGGAGAATATTTCAACTTCATGTCCCTCGGAATTTCGCTTTTTGCCCTAACATTGGCAGCGACGGTAATGTATACCTTAATAGGTCAAGACTTTTATCAGAGGCTCTTTGCATCAAAGAACGAAAAAACTGCTAGAATGGGTGCAGTTTATAGTGGACTATTGCTTATGGCCTTGTCATTCCTTCCAGCACTGGCTGGGATGCTTGCATTGGCACTCTCAAGTGACCCACAAGCAATAATAGATTCACCAAAAACTGCAGTCCCCAAATTGGTTATAACGGTCTTTGGAAGTGGAATAGGAGCAATATTTGTTGCTGCAATTCTAGCGGCAGTAATGAGTACAGCTGATTCACTCCTCTCTGCAGCCACGTCTCACGTTGTCAAGGACTTATATCAAAGCTTTATAGAGCCTGAAGCGGATGATAAAAAGTTGTTGAGACTTTCAATGGGCACAACAATCGCTATAGGGATTCTCTCATTAGTTGCAGCTTTGACGATCCAGGGAATTATAGAGCTTCTTATATACTCCTACGATATATATACTTCAGGTGTCTTTGTACCTCTAATACTTGGTATTTACTGGAAGAGAGCAACAAAAGAAGGAGCATTACTAGGAATGATTGCAGGGTCATTAACAGCAGTTATAGGGGTAACAGGCATTGTGAGCTTCAGTTACTGGGAATACATTTATGTGAGTGGTGCCATAGTATCAGCAGTTGTTATGGTACTTGTTAGCCTGATAACAGCTGCAAAGCCTATCGAGAAGGACTTTGAAAGGGCCTTTGAACTTGGTTGA
- a CDS encoding type II/IV secretion system ATPase subunit, producing the protein MAEIGGETLETAMARNPHLREYVEKFTKKYGKVPEFHTQLSRSMKEIKYPNIIYPVGDPLFVHIYGDPKTERKYIVIEPRLQNIEERAKYEAVKEKILELAPSKVIPENREEFEIFLDQLYNEALQKINNKGFFSRKSIKLTKIEIEKFRYLIKRDIVGIGPLEVLIRDPYIEDIHILGAEYVSLIHKIFDALPTNIKFESNITLADYLKALSERIGRPVSDKNPIVDGTLPDGSRINIIYSPDVSIKGPSATIRKFSATPLSVVQLVKWNTFSAEVAAYLWLALEYGMSVFVCGETASGKTTTLNSILPFIKPQSKIFTAEDTPEVVVPHPTWQRLTTRERGPEESRVTLFDLLKAALRSRPNYIIVGEIRGAEGAIAFQAMQTGHPVMATFHAGDIKKMIQRFTGHPINVPVTFIDNLNIALFQQAVYVKGRFLRRVLNVVEIEGYYEELGGVATRSVFEWDSVSDRHIFRGMNNSYILERKIAEVAGYEDPKDIYNELFLRARIIQRMAELGITDYWDVYREIKNFYEKGIQGLSFRL; encoded by the coding sequence ATGGCTGAGATTGGCGGAGAGACCTTAGAAACTGCAATGGCAAGAAATCCACACTTAAGAGAATACGTTGAAAAGTTTACTAAAAAATATGGAAAAGTTCCAGAATTCCACACTCAACTGAGCAGAAGCATGAAAGAAATAAAGTATCCTAACATAATCTATCCAGTCGGAGATCCTCTTTTTGTCCACATTTACGGAGATCCAAAAACGGAGAGAAAATATATAGTGATAGAGCCCAGACTCCAGAATATAGAAGAACGAGCAAAATATGAAGCAGTTAAAGAAAAAATTCTTGAACTTGCTCCTTCAAAGGTAATACCCGAAAACAGGGAAGAGTTTGAAATATTCTTAGATCAATTATATAATGAGGCTCTCCAGAAGATTAATAATAAAGGTTTTTTCTCCAGAAAGAGCATTAAACTAACAAAAATAGAAATTGAAAAATTTAGATACCTCATAAAAAGAGATATTGTAGGAATTGGACCATTAGAGGTTCTTATTAGAGATCCATATATTGAAGATATTCACATATTGGGTGCCGAATATGTATCTTTAATCCACAAGATCTTTGATGCTCTACCCACTAATATAAAATTTGAGAGTAATATCACATTGGCCGATTATCTCAAGGCCTTAAGTGAAAGAATTGGAAGACCTGTTAGTGACAAAAATCCTATTGTAGACGGAACGCTCCCTGATGGTTCAAGAATTAACATAATATACAGTCCAGATGTTAGCATAAAAGGACCCTCAGCTACGATAAGAAAGTTCTCTGCTACTCCCCTAAGTGTCGTCCAACTTGTAAAGTGGAACACATTTTCTGCAGAAGTTGCTGCGTACTTATGGCTCGCTCTTGAATATGGTATGAGTGTTTTTGTATGTGGAGAAACAGCGAGTGGAAAAACCACCACTTTAAACTCTATCCTTCCTTTCATCAAGCCCCAATCAAAGATTTTTACCGCTGAAGATACTCCTGAAGTTGTTGTTCCTCACCCCACTTGGCAAAGGCTCACAACAAGAGAAAGAGGACCTGAAGAGAGCAGGGTCACGCTTTTTGATCTTTTAAAAGCAGCATTGAGATCCAGACCAAATTATATCATTGTAGGTGAGATCAGAGGTGCAGAAGGTGCGATTGCTTTTCAAGCTATGCAAACTGGCCATCCAGTCATGGCAACTTTTCACGCCGGAGATATAAAAAAGATGATACAACGTTTTACCGGACACCCCATAAATGTCCCTGTAACCTTTATAGACAACTTGAATATTGCCCTTTTCCAGCAGGCCGTATATGTTAAAGGGAGATTCCTAAGAAGAGTTCTCAATGTTGTTGAGATTGAGGGGTATTATGAGGAGCTTGGAGGAGTAGCAACAAGAAGTGTATTTGAATGGGATTCTGTGAGTGATAGACATATATTCAGAGGTATGAACAACTCATATATCCTTGAAAGAAAAATTGCTGAAGTTGCTGGTTATGAAGATCCAAAGGACATTTACAACGAGCTATTTCTAAGAGCCAGGATAATCCAGAGAATGGCAGAACTTGGAATAACAGACTATTGGGATGTCTATAGAGAGATAAAAAACTTCTATGAAAAGGGTATTCAAGGATTAAGCTTTAGACTGTAG
- a CDS encoding FlaD/FlaE family flagellar protein, with the protein MITENEIDSKLQMLQGKVPNVLIKDLKDKLISKMDILTPEQVDLIINRVLENYSSQAERLRKLDKRVEEIGKYLEEIRRHLIGKTTPHKELNENFERTPERIPEVEQQEEIKSYDPPKIELIENNRSGEEEILTEEFQIPKDVREALISPTKMRARLEHLPNDTVSTMIALKWLGFLIERAGMLNLENVLEFYYTIGWISEEVLESLLKYANGTRPHQREPNWKPDDKLTIQDHLISLLFIERLRGTKITPEVLNSLERELKMMNKILEHVYGV; encoded by the coding sequence ATGATAACCGAGAACGAGATAGACAGTAAACTTCAGATGCTACAGGGAAAAGTACCTAATGTCCTTATTAAGGACTTAAAGGACAAATTAATTTCAAAAATGGACATCTTAACACCGGAGCAAGTGGATCTGATCATAAACAGGGTTCTCGAGAACTATTCAAGTCAAGCAGAAAGACTCAGAAAGTTAGACAAAAGGGTAGAAGAGATTGGAAAATACCTAGAAGAAATAAGAAGACATTTAATAGGTAAAACAACGCCTCATAAAGAGCTCAATGAAAATTTTGAAAGAACTCCAGAAAGAATTCCTGAAGTTGAACAGCAAGAAGAAATTAAAAGTTATGATCCCCCAAAGATCGAATTAATTGAAAATAATAGGAGTGGGGAGGAAGAAATCTTGACTGAAGAATTTCAAATTCCAAAAGATGTGAGAGAAGCCCTAATAAGTCCAACAAAAATGAGGGCAAGATTAGAGCATCTCCCCAATGACACCGTTTCAACTATGATAGCATTGAAATGGCTAGGTTTCCTCATCGAAAGAGCAGGAATGCTGAATCTAGAAAATGTCCTTGAGTTTTACTATACAATCGGGTGGATCTCCGAAGAAGTATTGGAAAGCTTATTGAAGTATGCAAACGGTACCAGACCTCACCAGAGAGAGCCAAACTGGAAACCAGATGACAAACTTACGATTCAAGATCACTTAATATCACTTCTATTCATTGAACGCCTAAGAGGTACCAAAATAACTCCAGAAGTTCTGAACTCTCTAGAAAGAGAACTTAAGATGATGAATAAGATCCTCGAACATGTGTATGGTGTTTAA
- a CDS encoding DUF257 family protein — METDIIWDSLKFGETVLLEHDSLTFPYKELAELIMWSKERRYTIVIEDILDTLYTYRSQMELAGMDPNILNDIKVLKTGGRLEVGEVITRFQVSDILSLTKEFEMNYESILSRIEHATVPIVGVDKLFLLAESKMEILALVNTFTRYAGSKRRIAFYFINTAVLMHNLPYVVPLLEELASTVIKIYKDNEKTFEIIKSTNKRIQKILQVIKQGV, encoded by the coding sequence ATGGAAACAGACATTATTTGGGATTCACTAAAGTTTGGAGAGACTGTGCTTTTAGAGCACGATTCTCTAACGTTCCCTTATAAAGAGCTTGCCGAACTAATAATGTGGAGCAAAGAAAGGAGATATACAATAGTTATCGAGGATATCCTTGATACGCTATATACATATAGAAGCCAAATGGAACTAGCAGGCATGGATCCCAATATATTAAATGACATAAAAGTGCTCAAAACCGGAGGAAGATTAGAAGTCGGAGAAGTCATAACACGATTCCAAGTTAGCGATATATTATCATTAACAAAGGAATTTGAGATGAACTATGAAAGTATTCTCTCTCGAATAGAACACGCAACCGTCCCTATAGTAGGGGTTGATAAGCTATTTCTATTAGCCGAGTCAAAGATGGAGATTCTAGCTCTAGTTAACACATTTACCAGATATGCTGGAAGCAAAAGAAGAATTGCATTTTATTTTATCAATACCGCAGTTCTAATGCACAACCTCCCTTATGTAGTCCCACTATTAGAAGAGCTAGCTAGTACTGTCATCAAAATCTATAAAGATAATGAAAAAACCTTTGAAATTATTAAATCTACAAACAAGAGGATACAGAAGATACTTCAAGTGATTAAACAAGGAGTCTAA
- a CDS encoding flagella accessory protein C: MSFSYLKEKFKKKPEKDGKEETDQLELALSEGNIQENPKEQKEDEEKITLIMNRLNEIENDLPRIKVNIDTLKSQIQELREEIEKLDKTIKDVMMLYEVVSQEINPFRDLDSENPIVKEIHELKQDLEDIRKEIAQIKGDLKLLAYHGVDLDRIIYEAISEGET, encoded by the coding sequence ATGTCGTTCAGCTACTTGAAAGAGAAGTTCAAGAAAAAACCAGAAAAAGATGGAAAAGAAGAAACCGACCAATTAGAACTTGCTCTAAGCGAAGGAAACATTCAAGAAAACCCAAAAGAGCAGAAAGAAGATGAAGAAAAAATTACCCTCATAATGAACAGACTTAACGAGATTGAAAACGACCTGCCAAGAATTAAGGTCAACATCGACACTTTGAAGTCCCAAATCCAAGAACTACGGGAGGAAATAGAAAAGCTTGACAAAACTATCAAAGATGTCATGATGCTCTATGAGGTAGTATCACAAGAGATTAACCCCTTTAGAGATCTAGATAGTGAAAACCCAATAGTAAAAGAAATACACGAACTAAAGCAAGATCTCGAAGATATTAGAAAAGAAATAGCCCAGATAAAGGGAGACTTGAAACTCCTTGCCTATCACGGAGTAGACCTTGACAGGATAATATACGAAGCAATCTCGGAGGGAGAAACATGA
- a CDS encoding flagellin, translated as MKPIFGKKRGAVGIGTLIVFIAMVLVAAVAAAVLINTSGYLQQRAEATGRQTTKEVASGLKIDGVTGYVSGGSITMLAIYVSPNAGSEEIDLSQAKLAISNGDKLVVLKYKSGAIENITTMTGNIFNTGTLPWNTTGIANSDKEFGIIIVQDEDQSLSGSSPTLNAGDIVILAVDADAIFTGGIGTRTEITIELKPEFGAPGYAKVVTPPSYGTDTIIELK; from the coding sequence GTGAAGCCTATTTTTGGTAAGAAGAGAGGTGCCGTTGGTATTGGCACCTTGATAGTCTTCATAGCCATGGTTTTAGTAGCTGCAGTAGCCGCAGCAGTACTCATCAACACCAGCGGCTACTTACAACAAAGAGCAGAAGCCACAGGAAGACAAACAACAAAAGAAGTTGCTAGTGGTTTGAAGATTGATGGAGTTACTGGGTATGTTAGTGGCGGAAGTATCACCATGCTTGCAATTTATGTTTCTCCAAACGCTGGGAGTGAAGAAATAGATCTCAGCCAAGCAAAACTCGCAATAAGCAATGGCGATAAGCTTGTTGTTCTCAAGTACAAGAGCGGAGCAATTGAGAACATTACAACTATGACTGGAAATATCTTCAATACAGGCACTTTACCATGGAACACAACGGGGATTGCTAATAGTGACAAAGAGTTTGGTATTATAATCGTCCAAGACGAAGACCAATCCCTTTCAGGAAGTTCCCCAACCCTTAACGCAGGAGATATAGTAATACTCGCTGTTGATGCCGATGCAATATTCACAGGTGGAATTGGTACTAGAACGGAGATCACAATTGAGCTTAAACCAGAATTTGGTGCTCCTGGCTACGCTAAAGTAGTAACACCACCAAGCTACGGAACAGATACAATCATAGAACTCAAGTGA
- a CDS encoding class I SAM-dependent methyltransferase — MEDIIKQFDFNISTLIDFSFFNIVKIGLELGVFKELDKTKTLEDILNSIDVKNKAYLKSLLSAYYELGILEATGTELRPKRFLRTFLLEYERLKDIIPEWINIQDEIVRMANYAFLSFENSKVMMDFDKDSDFWDIRLSNPLNKLYREIIVRAGGLRDGMRVLDLGCGSVSPIELGKHVGPNGEYVGIDFSPGLLSIAQQRVRELGMDWVFLRELDITTAIPKRKYDRVVMSFVLEYLPEVHRIIIKALNFVDEGGKLIIVEPFRENFENIAAWEFFEKLTKEFRRFPRKSEILDALEYYGKGAKVKEYGKSVLVLEPTL, encoded by the coding sequence ATGGAAGACATAATAAAGCAATTTGATTTCAACATCTCAACTCTTATTGACTTTTCGTTCTTTAATATAGTCAAAATTGGATTGGAATTAGGCGTTTTTAAGGAACTAGACAAAACTAAAACCCTTGAAGATATTTTAAACTCAATAGATGTCAAGAATAAAGCTTACTTAAAGTCACTACTAAGTGCCTATTATGAGTTAGGAATTCTAGAGGCTACAGGGACAGAATTAAGGCCTAAAAGATTCTTACGCACCTTTCTTCTTGAGTATGAAAGATTAAAGGACATTATTCCAGAATGGATTAACATACAAGATGAAATCGTCAGAATGGCAAATTATGCATTTTTATCTTTCGAGAATTCTAAAGTGATGATGGACTTTGACAAAGATTCAGACTTCTGGGACATTCGACTTTCGAACCCATTAAACAAGTTATATAGAGAGATAATTGTTAGGGCTGGTGGACTTAGAGATGGGATGAGAGTCCTTGATCTTGGTTGCGGCTCGGTATCACCGATAGAACTCGGAAAGCATGTTGGCCCAAATGGAGAGTATGTTGGGATTGATTTTTCCCCAGGATTACTAAGCATAGCCCAACAAAGGGTAAGAGAACTTGGCATGGATTGGGTGTTCTTAAGAGAGCTTGACATAACAACTGCCATACCTAAAAGAAAGTATGACAGAGTTGTAATGAGTTTTGTTCTCGAATATCTTCCTGAAGTTCACAGAATCATTATAAAGGCTCTGAATTTCGTGGACGAAGGAGGAAAACTAATAATTGTAGAACCATTTAGAGAGAATTTTGAAAACATAGCTGCATGGGAATTTTTTGAAAAACTCACGAAGGAGTTTAGGCGATTCCCACGAAAATCCGAGATTCTTGATGCTCTTGAATATTATGGAAAGGGCGCAAAAGTAAAGGAATACGGAAAATCTGTTCTTGTGCTCGAACCCACATTATAA
- the flaJ gene encoding archaellar assembly protein FlaJ gives MAKEKASIFIQADLDMKRYARKVLLPSIAGSVILFIVFSLVPRFVTISRVIRIALYAIPILPLVYAIMHPYSMASGKKVKINSKIPYFVTYFAVLSTSEVGRNELIHTLAKEKVLEPISRDMEKIYHLIAKFNRGMPEAFRFLSKRTPSKVFSDFLERLAYSLDSGVELREYLLQEQKIVMDDYQTFYEGALYDLDVFKEVYSSLIISVVFMVTFIIIGPIITGQDLVTLTIFTFILVMVVEIGVLILIKHKMPEDNIWAHNAMNPERKGKLIRAILLSIAGTAIVGILYFFVIRVRFDVPIEIAIALFLTPIAYIGYVLSKEEEDILIKDENFPAFMRSLSSSLAASGVSMALVLKYLSSHDFGSLTKDIRNLNKRISLKIDDTKSWKYFVSETGSWLIDIFSDIFRKSLHLGADPDYVGKVISSNFERLLRLRRKRKQNVASFKGVIYGVTGAFAFSVAAAFQVAVYMTHLFSSIQLQGEFIQDILFVPSPEGLQLTNYILISILLVHSLISAFSIKIADGGHLGIALYYFVMLTWMSAIGLYLGEFIMSKMMTFSSILLPLLGVGT, from the coding sequence ATGGCAAAAGAAAAAGCTAGCATATTTATCCAAGCTGATTTGGATATGAAGAGGTACGCAAGAAAAGTATTATTGCCCAGCATAGCTGGGAGTGTCATTCTTTTCATAGTTTTCTCACTTGTTCCTAGATTCGTTACAATTTCACGGGTAATCCGAATTGCTCTTTATGCGATTCCCATTCTTCCTCTAGTTTATGCAATCATGCATCCTTACTCAATGGCAAGTGGGAAAAAAGTAAAAATAAATTCAAAAATCCCTTATTTTGTAACGTATTTTGCAGTGCTTTCCACTAGTGAAGTGGGAAGAAATGAACTTATACACACATTAGCAAAGGAGAAGGTTTTAGAGCCCATTTCGAGAGATATGGAAAAAATTTATCATTTAATAGCAAAGTTTAACCGTGGAATGCCCGAAGCATTTAGATTTTTGTCCAAACGAACACCAAGCAAGGTTTTTTCAGACTTTCTAGAGAGACTCGCGTACTCCTTGGATAGTGGTGTGGAGTTAAGAGAATATCTCCTCCAAGAGCAGAAAATTGTGATGGATGACTACCAAACATTCTACGAGGGAGCACTTTATGACTTAGACGTCTTTAAGGAAGTTTATAGCTCCCTAATAATCTCTGTAGTATTTATGGTGACCTTTATTATTATAGGACCAATTATTACTGGACAAGATCTAGTAACCCTCACAATTTTTACATTTATACTTGTTATGGTTGTGGAAATAGGAGTCTTGATTTTAATAAAACATAAAATGCCGGAAGATAATATATGGGCTCACAATGCAATGAATCCAGAACGAAAAGGGAAATTAATACGAGCTATCCTACTCTCTATCGCCGGAACGGCCATTGTTGGAATCTTATACTTTTTTGTAATAAGAGTAAGATTTGATGTGCCAATAGAAATTGCCATCGCCTTGTTTTTGACCCCAATAGCATATATCGGATATGTGCTCTCAAAAGAAGAGGAAGACATTCTGATAAAAGATGAGAACTTCCCAGCGTTTATGAGAAGCTTAAGTTCATCTTTAGCAGCGAGCGGAGTATCTATGGCATTAGTTCTGAAATATTTAAGCTCTCACGATTTTGGAAGCCTTACCAAAGATATCCGAAACTTGAACAAAAGAATTTCCCTTAAGATAGACGATACCAAATCATGGAAATACTTTGTCTCAGAGACCGGAAGCTGGCTCATAGATATCTTCTCAGACATCTTTAGAAAGAGCCTACACTTAGGAGCAGACCCCGATTATGTAGGAAAGGTCATTTCTAGTAACTTTGAAAGACTTCTAAGACTTAGAAGAAAAAGAAAACAGAACGTAGCTAGTTTTAAAGGGGTTATCTATGGGGTTACTGGAGCTTTTGCCTTTTCTGTCGCGGCAGCATTTCAAGTTGCAGTTTACATGACTCATCTTTTCTCAAGTATTCAGCTCCAAGGAGAGTTCATCCAAGACATACTTTTTGTACCAAGCCCAGAAGGACTCCAACTAACAAATTACATCCTTATCTCTATTCTCCTAGTCCATTCCTTAATTTCGGCATTCTCAATAAAAATTGCAGATGGAGGACACCTAGGGATAGCCCTCTACTATTTTGTTATGCTCACATGGATGTCTGCAATAGGTCTCTATCTTGGAGAGTTCATAATGAGTAAGATGATGACATTTTCAAGCATTTTACTTCCTCTGCTGGGGGTGGGAACGTGA
- a CDS encoding ATPase domain-containing protein, protein MPRLLKMQIPNDELHRRLGGGIPSGSIIFIEGDRGTGKSIFSQRLAYGFLKNDIQVSYVSTQLTTPEFINQMESLGYSVIPFLIKRKLLFVSLYPLLSSVSKRGKFLPRFLSEERLWERDVIVIDSLPSILPPKMDEETLRQFTEHLKKLSALNKAIILTASPSDLDPSVLSILEEVATMLIRLQVKVFGGDLKNSATIVKYNNAMGIFQKIIPFRVEPKAGFIVEIAAVV, encoded by the coding sequence ATGCCACGCTTACTTAAAATGCAGATCCCAAATGATGAACTTCACAGACGGCTAGGTGGAGGAATACCATCTGGGAGTATAATATTTATAGAGGGAGACCGGGGGACTGGAAAGTCTATATTCTCCCAGAGACTCGCTTATGGATTTCTAAAAAATGATATTCAAGTTAGTTATGTTTCTACCCAACTTACAACCCCTGAATTTATAAATCAAATGGAATCACTGGGATATAGTGTAATCCCATTTCTAATAAAACGAAAACTTCTTTTTGTGTCATTATATCCTCTTTTGAGCAGTGTTTCTAAGAGAGGAAAGTTTTTACCAAGATTCTTGAGTGAGGAAAGATTGTGGGAAAGAGATGTCATTGTCATAGATTCACTACCTTCAATCTTACCACCAAAAATGGATGAGGAGACTTTAAGACAGTTTACAGAACACCTCAAAAAATTAAGTGCCCTTAACAAGGCCATAATATTGACAGCGAGCCCAAGTGACCTGGATCCTTCTGTACTCTCGATTTTAGAAGAAGTAGCTACAATGCTCATAAGATTGCAGGTCAAAGTATTCGGAGGAGATTTGAAAAATTCTGCCACTATCGTGAAGTATAACAATGCTATGGGAATTTTTCAGAAGATAATTCCATTTAGAGTAGAGCCTAAAGCAGGATTCATAGTGGAAATAGCTGCGGTGGTGTAG
- a CDS encoding helix-turn-helix domain-containing protein, whose amino-acid sequence MVIDPHILRSLHRSELRKKILFYLHEIYPSSTYLSEIARIVRSDPSNVKGALVGMGNRYNGDSSLVYLGLVEEINHNGFRYYKLTEHGKKVVEFLKTYQSYYSRFM is encoded by the coding sequence TTGGTAATTGACCCTCACATCTTACGATCATTACACAGGAGTGAACTAAGGAAAAAGATACTCTTCTACTTACATGAGATTTACCCCTCTTCTACATACCTTTCCGAAATTGCTAGAATCGTTAGGTCGGATCCTTCCAATGTAAAAGGAGCCTTAGTTGGCATGGGGAACCGCTATAATGGAGATAGCTCTTTAGTCTATCTTGGTTTGGTAGAAGAAATTAACCATAATGGATTTCGATATTACAAACTTACGGAACACGGGAAAAAAGTTGTTGAATTTCTAAAAACTTATCAATCATACTATAGTAGATTTATGTGA
- a CDS encoding flagellar protein G: MASSVISEIILFIVSLLVAGTIAGGLYIVTQDLADGISTRGATIAQNLRVDFTIINDPENIPVLGGAYVFYIKNTGSEEFSFTSSTIIVFIDGNLIPPSNLTLTPSTLYPYDVGELRVSTTLPSGYHKLVVVIENGKQREFVFKI, encoded by the coding sequence ATGGCGAGTTCAGTAATTTCAGAAATAATCCTTTTTATTGTTTCCCTCCTTGTCGCAGGAACAATAGCTGGAGGCCTTTATATAGTGACTCAGGACTTAGCGGATGGTATCAGCACTAGAGGAGCAACAATAGCCCAAAATCTTAGAGTGGACTTCACAATAATAAATGATCCAGAAAATATTCCTGTCTTGGGTGGAGCTTATGTGTTTTATATTAAAAACACTGGAAGTGAGGAGTTCTCCTTTACAAGCAGCACTATTATTGTCTTTATTGATGGGAACCTCATTCCCCCTTCAAATCTCACGCTGACACCATCTACCCTTTATCCCTATGATGTCGGCGAGTTGAGAGTAAGCACTACTCTTCCCTCTGGTTATCACAAACTCGTTGTGGTCATTGAAAATGGAAAGCAACGTGAATTTGTGTTTAAAATCTGA
- a CDS encoding flagellin: MKPIFGKKRGAVGIGTLIVFIAMVLVAAVAAAVLINTSGYLQQRAEATGRQTTKEVASGLKIDSVVGHVSNSKIDLMAVYVSPNAGSEEIDLSQAKLYITDGASSYILGYNSTAFTDDAAFGGDVFAATFPGDRTFGIIVIQDEDGSLSSTNPTLNAGDIVILAVNTSAVFGNNGIDTRTEITIELKPEFGAPGYAKVVTPPSYGTDTIIELK; this comes from the coding sequence GTGAAGCCTATTTTTGGTAAGAAGAGAGGTGCCGTTGGTATTGGCACCTTGATAGTCTTCATAGCCATGGTTTTAGTAGCTGCAGTAGCCGCAGCAGTACTCATCAACACCAGCGGCTACTTACAACAAAGAGCAGAAGCCACAGGAAGACAAACAACAAAAGAAGTTGCTAGCGGGCTCAAAATAGACTCAGTAGTCGGTCACGTTAGCAATAGCAAAATAGACCTAATGGCAGTTTATGTTTCTCCAAACGCTGGGAGTGAAGAAATAGATCTCAGCCAAGCAAAACTCTACATTACCGATGGTGCAAGTTCTTACATTTTGGGTTATAACTCCACAGCATTTACAGACGATGCTGCTTTTGGTGGAGACGTGTTCGCAGCAACATTTCCAGGTGATAGAACATTTGGAATAATAGTCATACAAGATGAGGATGGTTCACTAAGTTCAACTAATCCAACCCTTAATGCAGGTGACATAGTAATTCTCGCAGTAAATACCAGCGCAGTCTTTGGAAACAATGGAATCGACACTAGAACGGAGATCACAATTGAGCTTAAACCAGAATTTGGTGCTCCTGGCTACGCTAAAGTAGTAACACCACCAAGCTACGGAACAGATACAATCATAGAACTCAAGTGA